A window of Canis lupus familiaris isolate Mischka breed German Shepherd chromosome 12, alternate assembly UU_Cfam_GSD_1.0, whole genome shotgun sequence genomic DNA:
GCCTTCTCTGACCATCTGGTTCAAAtaatcctctcctctcccccaccctccagtAATTCTCACGCtccctgtttctttccttcccatcacTTACTATAACGCATGTTCTTTTTCTGagtgttctttttctcccctctctcctccactaGACTTGCCATGAGCAGGAGTCATGTATGTCCATATTAACACACAGCCTACCACCAGTCATCCCTCaaatacttgtttgtttgtttgtttgtttttttcaaatacttgttAATGACCACATGCCTGCCTCTGATCTTCACAGCAGCCTTATTAGGGAGGGATTATTTTCATGCCCACtatacagaagaagaaactgaggttcagagagtcAAAGAGACTCGCTTAAGGACACAGTTTGCTATCACCTGACTTTAGCTCTGCTTTTTCCCCTTGAAGGACTTAAAGACCGAGAGAACCTAAGGGTCAGAAGTGGAAGTGTGGGTCCAGCAAAGTGGCTCACGGGTTTAGCCACCACCCTGTGCTCAGCCTTCCCCAGCCGAGCTCTTCCAACCTCTCATTCACCCCAAAGGAGCTCCGAGTCATCAATCCACAGCCACAGAGCTGAGGCCAGTCCAAACTGGCCTGTTTATTTTCCAAGCCAAGTGACAGCCagtccttcccctccctccagagCTATATACAGCTGGGAGTCCACACCCCACTCCTCTTGAACCTTATATAGCAGATAAATTAGCGAACTCTTTTATAAAACATTGTACAgggaaaatacatacatatacataggGCCAGTGCTAGTGTTGGGGTGGAGTTCGCTTCTTGAACACAGGTAACCAGATCCTGCCCCATCAGGGTACTTAGCACTCTCCTTCCCTGAAATGGCTCACCTGCTGTCCCCACAACCTGGTACGGTGTGTGGCTGGTTACCTCGAGTCATAAAGGTTCAACATCTTGCCCCCAAAAGGCACTGCTTCCTGGCTGCTCCTACCACCCTGCTCCTCAGgtgggcccctccctgcccttcctccttacCGAGGCAGCCTGCCTCAGCCTGGTCCCAGGAATTAGGCCCATCAAAGCCCGAAGACAGGGAAGACAGATAGAGGACTATTGTCTCCTGGTATGTGTGGGGAACATATATCATCCAAACTAGGGCTTCTTTTGAAAGTGGATGGGGGTCTAAGTCACTGGAAAACAGGCATGAACCCACACTGCCTGGGCAAAGGACAAATGGTCATCCTACTGATTGGTCTCCCCTGATCTGAACAAGCCCAGTCCTCCCACTCTAGACTTCCCAAAACGCACTCCCCATTGCAGCAAACACCCCTTGGATCTCAGTGCCCATCTCCACCAGCTCTCTCTGCCTTCAAACATCCCTACTATGCATTTTAAAGCCTCAATAATACTGGGGACCTGTAGTGTTGGGATTGGGAAGGGTGGTTGGGTTTGATGCCACCACCAAATCCCAAATGGGTTCTGGCTATGTTAGACCTTTGGTATCAAGCCCCCACACCCTCTGGCTCGTTGCACCCAATCCCCAAAATCATGGCTGCTTGGATCTGAGAAGGAAAACAAGGCTTTATCCTCTGTCTTCCAATCCCACACTGGCCAAGTCTTCTTTCCCTAGGCTTCCTGGCAGCTAAGGTAGCTAAGAATCAGGGCCAGAGCCAATGagtcccccagccccccaacctcACCCTTGGCCAATGCAAAGAACGCTGTCCCAGTACCTTCTCCACATGTTGTATGTGAACATTCCTAATCCCATCTCAATATGGCTTCTATGCTAGGGACTCCAGGAATCACCTCTTGGGGTGGCAAATGGCGGGCTGGCTAAAGAGATCAATCTATAGTGCCCTGCACCTCTACCCAGATGGAGCTGGGCCTCAGCCCTCTGGGGGCACCAGACCAACAATCACAGTCATGGAGATGGATTCCCATTCAGTTAGAGCCCTGCCCCTTGCTTCTAGAACTTGCCCGTGGGCCACGCTTAGAAAACTGCTCTAAGTAAGTCTTGCTAAAGTTAACAGTCCCAGGTAGGGAAAACTCAGGCTCCAGGCCCTTAAAAGTTCCTCCCACCTTCCCAGGCCCATCCCAACGTGCAGACAGTCCACAGCCACACCAGCGCTTTGGGAAACAGAAGCCCACTCTTGACCTTTCCACTGTTTCTCACTCATCATCTGCCTGTATTTGGGTAACAAAGACTCCTCCATGTTTAAGTCAGGGTGCCTaacacctgcctcctccctcccacccccacaaaaaaaaaaaaaaaaaacgagtgcCCAGATCTGACCCCCTCGGAGTAGAGCTGAGAACACCACCCTGGGCTCAGGATGGGGGTTTCCGGTGGTTCCCAGAGTACACGTAGGAGATGGGATGGCGGGTCCCAGGCCTCACGGTGAACGTGTTAATGGGGCTTCCGTAGTGGGGGGTGCCGTGGGGAGACCTGGGATGGGGCAGAAGCAGGAGAGAGGTGAGGTTAATATTTGCAGCCAGTTCACCAATAGCCCTCCCATCTCCCTCAGGGCACAAGTGGAAAAGATACGGGCGGAGCACTGTGGTATCTGCCCAGCAAGCCGGTGTGGACAGGGTGGGACCCCAGTCAACCAGTATTGTTTCAGCAGACCCAGGGCTCCTCCTCCCGTCTGGGCTTGGCTGGCCACAGAATAGGGCCTAATACCCTGCTGCTCTGGATCCTTCTCTGGATGGATGGGAAATCCCCATTCGCAAGGACCATTCAGATCCCCCTGCAGACACCACAGCACTCTTAGCCTGAAGCCCTGAGTCTCTAGAGCGTGGGAAAGAGAGCGCAGAAAGAGGGGGGGCTGGTGGAGAAAGCAGGAGGGTGGGGAAAGAGGGTAAGGGAGATGGTGGGAAATAAGGAAGCGGGTTCTGGAAGCGCCAACAGAGCCCTTTGGAGGTAACGCGCCTCGCGTGCCTCCTCTGCCCAGGGAGCGGGAGGAGAGAAAACCCAGAGACTGTCCCCGCGGGGGGCCCGGCCCGGCGGGctcctctgccccgcccccccccccccgcgttcctcgccccgccccctgctcacCTGCCGGCCGCGGGCCCGAGCCGGTAgtcgcctccgcctccgccgccgccggtCGCCTTGAACTTGGCCTCGCCGCGGGCCGCGCCCTCCGCCGACAGCCTCCGCGCGTGCAGGCCTCCGGGGGGCGCGCGGACGCGCCGCAGGTCGGGGCCCCCGGGCGGCCCGAAGCAGCTGGGGGAGCTGAGGCTGCGGCCGGGGCCGCCGCGGGGCTgtccggggctgcgggggggctcCCCCACGTACAGGCGCTTCTTGATGAGcgacccgcccccgcccccgcccccgcccgggccgcgCTCCGGGCCCCCCGCGAGGCGCGAGAAGCCGCGAGGCGCCCAGGCCTGCTCCACGGCCGCGAAGGTGTTCCGGGGAGGGGACGCCCGGCGCCCCAGGtgcgggggggccggggccggggccggggccgggggctcgGGGTCGTTGCTGAACTCGGGCGGCGGCGGGATGACCTCAAAGTGGAACTCCCCGCcctcgtcgtcgtcgtcgtcgtcgtccctcttgcaggaaggagaaggaggggacgAGAAGGATTTGGGCAGCAGGCGGCCCTGGGACAGGTTGGAGGACGCCGGCCTCTCCCGGGCCGCGGGGGCCTGGGGCTCTGCCTTTGTCGCGTTGTGCCTGAGGCTTGGCTCCCTGGCCTCGGGGGCTCCTCGGGGCTGCGGCTTCCACTGACTGAGTCCGGCGGCCAGCTGGGGGTCCTTCTCCGCCTCCTTGGGTAGCTTGGGGACCACGGTGAAAGAGTTGGGCTGGCCCTCCGTGTGGAAGATGCTGTCCGAGCCTGCTTGGGGCTGGCTGCTGTGGTCACGGAGGCTCCCTGGCAGGGCGGACCGGCCCAGGGCAAGGCCTCCCGGCCGCCCCTTCTGCGCCCTCTGCCTGGCTGCGAGGAGCAGAGCCATCGGGGAGCCTGGCTGCACCAGCTCCCCGGTCACCGGATGTCTGAGGACGTCATCTGCAGGCTGGGCTGAGGCGGGGGTGTTGGCTGGCTGCCGCTGGGGCTCCTTCACCTCCGCAGGGTCTCCCGACCCTACAGCTGAACCTGTGGCCGGCGGTGCCAACCCCATAACAGCCTCTTCTCTGGGGCTTCTCTGGTTGCGATGGAGCTTGTAGAGAAATGTCACCTCTTCTCCGCCAGGGGATCTCTTTGGTGGGAGGGCTGGAGATGGGTGGGTTCCCAGCATAGGAGGCTTACTGGCCTCTGTGGGGTGCCCTCCTGCCTCTATCTGGAGAGGCTCCGTAAGTTCTTGAGGTTTCAGCTTCTCCCACTGACCACCTGGGACTAGGTTCTTCTCTATCAGCTGGGATGATGTGGTGGGTACCGCTGTGGCTGCGGATGGGAGGGCAGGCCCAGGCGTGGCCTTGGGTGGTGCGGCTGGTCCAGGCGTGGGCTTGGGTGGTGCGGCTGGTCCAGGCGTGGGCTTGGGTGGTAAGGCTGGCCCAGGTGTGGCCTTGGACTGAAGTGGTGTGGTTGGCAGAGGGGTGGTGGATTGCGGTGGCAAATTCTTGGCCACAGGCTTAGAGAATTTCCCATTATCACCCCTGTTTTCAAAGATTCTTCCCCCTTCCAGCCGAGGTTTGGGAGGCAGAGACCCGATGCTGGGCTTGGCTTCCTTCTCTGCTGATGAGGAGAGCCGGGCCTCCAGCTCACTCCGGATCTGCCGGACACTGGGAGTCAGGGAGTCTTGGGGGATGTAGTCCACGGGGGGGAGGGTCAGGCTGGTGGCAGCCCCCTTCTCTGGCAGGCTGCAGGGACTCTTCTCAGGAGCGCTTGGGAGGACCTCCTTCTCTGGCAGGCTTGGAGGAACCTCCTTCTCTGGCAGGCTGGGGCCGTTCTTGCCCTCCTTCTCCTGAAAGGCCGCTGTTGGGCCTGCCTTGTGACTGAGGGGTCGGTCCTCCCTCCTGGAGCCACAGAGATAGGCCGCGAGCTCACTCCGAAGCTTTTCCATCTGGCTGGGATCCCGCCAGTCCACAGGCGCTGAGGAGGCCGTGTCCTCTGGGCTGGGGGGGTTAGGTTTGGGTTTGGGAGCAGGGGAGCTGGGTTTGCGGCTTTTTATGAACCCAGAAGGTAGAGGAGCTGCCTTCTGAGCAGAAGGTAaaggaggggcagctgggggcAGTGGCGGTGCTGGGGGAGGTTGCGGGGGtgcaggaggtgggaggggaggggccggtGGTGGAGTCTCTGCATGTTCCTTCGTCCAGGACTGGGcctggcccagcctggggctgcctggggctgcAGCATGCTGCTCCCCTGGGTGGTCTGGCTCAGGGGCCCTGTTCGGGTAGACCTGGGACGCGGGGCGGATGTGGAAGGTGGGAGGCAGTGGGAGTCGATTGGGGGCTTTCTTGGTGGCCACTTCTTCCTCTGGAGGAGTTCCCTGTGCTTCCTGAGCTGGGATGGATGAAGTCCTgactggggttgggggaggcacTTTGAGTGAGCGGGGGAAAGTAAGGTGGGAGTCCGGCTTAGGTCCCAGAAGGCTCCCCTTTGGCTCAGCTGGGCTCGGCGGGGGGCTGGTTCGGGGGGTCTCTGTCAGCCTGCCATTCAGTGCTACCTCCGATTTCCACTTGGTGACACCCCCAGCGGGGAAGAGGTGAGTCCCTGTTGTATGAGGAgatgctgggggtgctggggctggcaaagggggtgggggtggggctacAGAGGCCaagggtggggcaggaggaatGAAGTCCGGAGGGGTAGGTGTGGATGGGGAGGAAAGGGTGGAGAGGGGGGCTGGGACCCCTAATACTGGGGGCGGAGGTGGGGCcatgctgggtgggggtgggggttccaGCAGCAGGGGAGGCGGTGGGGGAGCcatgggaggtggaggtggaggtggtggggacTCCTCTCGAGGTTGCCAAGTGTCTGGGGGTGGCcccggggctgggcctgggggcggtggggggatgAGTGGGTCCTGCCCATAATGCCCAGGTCTTAGGTCACCCACAGAGCTGTACAGTCGGAGGTTGCCGTTGACTAGTGAGCTGGTACCTGAAAGAAGGGAGAAGCAAAGAAGAGGACACAGTGAAGCAACCAGCCTGGCCCATCTCTGTGTGCACAGGGTAGGGCGGCGCCCAAGAGAATAACTGGCCAGTTTCATGCCTTTCCTCCTGACCTGGAGGGATGTCTCCAGTCTCCTGAGCTGTGCTGGGAGTGAGCCTCTCCcttctggggcgggggggctgaCTATGCTGGGCACAGCCTCTGGAGCCCGGACTGAATATTCTGTTTGCTTCACTCTTCTCtgccctgctgtgtgccaggactCCCTTATTCTCTGCCTACAGAGGGATTGAGCCGATGGGAGCTGCTGGCAGAtcagagggtgggggcagagaggccaGGGCATCGATCCTCGGCTGCCTTCTTGATGGGCCCATAGTTAGCAAGGGCTGCTCTTCCATCAACTTAGCCACTGTCCCACAGCTCAGATACAGGAGTAGCTCCCTACTGCTCCTTCGGCCTCTCGGGGTATCACCATCCTCTTCAGTCCTCAAACTCTGTTCACACTCTTGTATATCATCCCTTTATTAAATGCTTTGGTGATGCCCTTTGAGTGTGCCAGTTGTTTCTTACAGGGGCCCTAGCTGATACAAAGCCAGAAAGgctggggttcaaatcccagctctcccACTTAACCCAATGCGTGACCTTGGACACACCaattaacctttctgagcctctgttttgtCATCTACAAAATGAGCATGACGTCAGTGCTTACCACATAAAGCCGTGGTGAGGATTCGTAAGAGAATTCATGTAAATACACATAAAGGGCTTATCATGGTGCTAGGCCCAGAGTGGGCACTTCATGAACAGTGACCACTTTGATTCCTACCACCTGCACTTAACTTTTCAGACTGtcagatggggaaaatgagggggaaaatgaGAAGTCGTGGATCAGGGGCAGGCTCCAGGAGACCTTCTCAGTAGGAAGTTTGGGTGAAAGATGCGCAGGAGGGAGCAATATACACAAGCAACTCCAAAGATTCCAGCTTCCCACCTCACAGAGAGCTCCTGGATCAGCTTCTGGACTATGAGATGGAATGAGGGTATGTAGAAAGAAGGTGacctgaactacccaggcactaGAGAGATGCCAGCACCCCTGGCCCCAACAGCTCGCACCCCTCCCTTCTTGGGGCTGGGCCCCAGCGCCTCGACTCTGCAGAGTCTGCAGACCACAGGGATGCCCTGGTTACtcctgccaggtgccccttgcttcGCCTCCTCTCAGTTTCTAGCACAGAGCATGACAAACCTTGGGAACGTGCTGCTCTGAAGGCTCCTCCCAGCTGTCTGACTTCAAGACAAAAGACATactgagggtggggaggagaaaaaaCTAACATTCATTAAGCACGTGTTAGGAGCTGTGACACagcagtgaaaacaaaacaaaaatagtcaaaatacTGGCCCCCCTGGAGGTTACATTTTAATGGGACAATGAGACACACAGCAAACATAACACATCAGTAAACTATTACCACGTTAGATGATGAGTACTAGGTGAAAAACACCCAGGAGGAGCGCTGGGGATACGATTTGAATAGAGTGGTCAGAGAAGaagcctcactgagaaggtgacatctgagcagaggggcagtgagggagggagagagctgtCCCTAGGTACAGGGGAAGAGCAGCCGAGGCACAGCGAATGGCAGTGCAAAGACCTTCGGGTGGAAAGGCGCCTGGTGTTGAAAGGCAACAAGGAGACCAGGACAGCAGACagtgtgagacagagaaagaaagcaggaggtGAGGCCAGGGGAGGCCGGATTCTGGAAGTCCCAGCAAGAACCTTTTCTTTGCGCGACACGGGAAGTCACTGACAGGTTTTGAGCAGAGCGTGACAAGAAGTGACTAATGTCCCATCCCATACTTCATTCACTCTCTAGAACTGGAATTGTCTTGGCTGTGGCTCATTTGCAGATACAGAGGTGCAAGGTGTTAAGTGATTCACCCAAGGAAGCAGAGCTAATGTGTGGGGGGAGCTGGGACCCAAagccaggtctgtctgactccggGGGTTCTTTCCCTCCGATTCATGCTGCCCTTGGCCCTCATCATCCTTCCCCTACTGGAAGTGGACCTTAGTCAACCTTGGCTCTCTTCAACTCCCACCCACTGCAGCCAGTAGCCAAAAGGCCAAGGGACTCCAGCTTTATCCCCAGGTGGGGAGGTGggccagaggaggaaagaaagacagacaagcCCCCTGCCCAGGGTCCTCTTACCTGTCAATTCTTTGTCTGCAAAGTCTCCTGGGACAGAGGGGGTGGGCACAGCCAGTCCATGGTTTTCCTGGGCATTCTGAATGAGGGCAGAGAGGgaatagagaaagacaattctTAACTTGCTGCTCTGAGAGGTCATTTTACTGCTCAAAAATCAGTAGCATTGGGAAGGGTTCTATagctttgtgaatatactaaaatataaaagggctaatttaaaaggatgaattttagggtgcctgggtggttcagttggttgagcgtctgactcttgatttcggctcaggtcatgatttcagggtgatGAGATAGAGCTCCaggctgggcgtggagcctgtttcaggttctctttctccctgtccctctgccccagctctacccctcaaataaataaataaacccttaaaagaGTGGATTTAGTATACAGGTGAGtcttgtgtgtttctgtttagacactgtatttttaatttaaaaaaatactttatttacttgagagaaagagagagagagaataagcagggggagcagcagagggagagggagaaacaggcaacCTGCTGAGAAGGGAACCAATGTGGGGtccgatccctggaccctgggatcatgacctaggccaaaggcagatgaccaaaaacagagccacccaggcacccctaaagacaCCTTAATCGATAATATTCTTTACTCGATGACATTGAACCCATGGTCAATAGCACTATAACTCAAGCCTGAACAAAGCTTAtctaacatacatattttttccgTAAGGTTCATCAAAGCTTTTTGTACTTAGGGATGTTAGCACATGAGCACTATGCTTGAGGcccattttaaacagtgaaatcaccaacaaaaagtgaataaacacacacacaaaaaaaccccatggCACTAAAGTGCAATTTATATACAGTATAAGAGCTGAAGCACGAAGGCAAAGTGTCCTGTTTGATCTCAGCTGGGACCATGTGCATCAGGTAACGTAAAATTTTCACAGCTCTACACAGGTCCAAAGTGTCTGGAGTATTGCTTTGgattcacaaataaatatttgcaagtaGGCGAATTTGCAAATAACCAAATCCGCAAATAATGAGTCAACTGCCTATGAATTAGAtcccaattaaaacaaaacaaatctgcCTTGCTCCCCCATGTATGTCCACAAATTAAAAGCCAAATTCTTCAACCTGGACTCCTGTTCACTCTTGGTTTTCATTAGgtatttccagaaaaataaataaattaaaagtagtGACCTAGAATATTTATAGGACTGCAGATGCCCTTCTGATCTTAAGCCTAACAGTGCATAATATGTTTACACAGCTGTCCGTTTGTACTTACTAttttgcattctattttttttccaaatacacatTTCCATACATCAACAAAATCCACACACCTGTGTTTtgaagtgatgtggagcatttttttttaattttttattcatttatgatagtcacagagagagagcgagagagagaggcagagagagaagcaggctccatgcaccgggagcctgatgtgggattcgatcccgatttctccaggatcgcgccctgggccaaaggcaggcgccaaaccgctgcgccacccagggatcccaatgtggagCATTTTATGGTAGCTTTCAAAGTCCTCGATACCCTGGCCTCATACTTCCCAGCCAGGTTTTATTTCCCACTCAAGCTGATAGACCCATCCCGCATCCTAGTCTGACCACTTCCCTTCCAACTATCAATTTCCACTATCCTTCCAACTCATACATGGAGTTCATGTTCATTTCTGAGGCTGGGTGTTGGTCAGGCTGTGCCCCTCTTCCCGCCCTCTATTTTTAGCAATAATATCCCTTGCTCTATTGGCTGGCTTTGGAACCAGACTACTTGGATTTGAATTCCAGATCTGCCACCTACTGTGCCAGTTGCCTaagctctctgtgtctctgcctgtgagGTGgtgataaaaatagaatttacctCTTCTAGGGCAGTCGTGAGGCTAAATGACACAATACACAAAAAGTACTTCACTCCTGGCATGTAGTGAAAGCCAGTTAAGTGTGAGCTCAATAAACGTTATTACTAGGAGCCCTCTCTGACTTGATGCTCTTCAGAGTAGCCCACAGCCAAGCTCCTCAAAGGAAGATATTTATTTGCTCTCTCGATATTCCCCTAGTTCCTCCAATGAGATGTGGTTGACCTTGGAGCCCAGGGACTATGTCCTATGCGGAACCCCCACTCAAGCTGATAGACCCATCCTGCTAGACACACAGTAAGCTATATTGTTATTGTTACTCACTGATGGGCTGATGGTGCTAACTCACTTTCTGGGCTTAATGGCCTAATGGCTTCATATATAAGTTGGGGGATTCAAGACAGGTGTTTTGAAAATATCCATGAGACTCTGGGTTACCAAGGGCAAACTCTGAATTACTCTTTGGCCAGTTGGGGCAACAAACCACTCATCTTCATGTTCTCAAAGAATTCTGAAGCTGGAGTAGCCACGAGGCATCATTCTTCTCCTCTTAGTAATGTTTCCCTGCCCCTACCTGATtcacatggccaacacacacttGTTCTTCATGTCTCTCAAACCCAGAGATCTGGATGGGGGGAGGGCAGCCTATCTAAGGAGTGTCTCCCAAGACATTCTGAGATGCAACACACACTGATTGTCTAATAAACCTTCATCAAGTATATACCCTCTGATTTTGATGAGGTGGAGGCCAGACCTTTAGAATCCATGGTTGAgacttctgtttcctcttttgaacataattggaaaataaaaggacattgGGACTCAGCATAGAAAGTCTCCGATTCCATGCATGCTCTGAATTTTGCCACGAGTGTGATCTTCCTTGGATGAGCAGTGGTGGCGGTGTTGTTAAACCATCACTCACATACCTACAGTGTGCCAGCACTGAGAGCTTTACCTGTGTTGTCTCAGATCCCTTAACAGAGCCAGGGTGCAAACCTAGGCCTCCCAACTCACCTTTTCTACAAATCACCCGTTTTTCTTCACTTACAAAATGGGGCTAATATTTCCTACTTTGTAGGGCATTATGAGGATTAAACGAGATGATATT
This region includes:
- the C12H6orf132 gene encoding uncharacterized protein C6orf132 homolog, which gives rise to MKKSQTVQGTFSKLFGRKHANPAGTSLYATNPPWIFTREAPEEGSRELGGIYAGDNRFDSVSESGTATLKARPRVRPLLTFLPLNAQENHGLAVPTPSVPGDFADKELTGTSSLVNGNLRLYSSVGDLRPGHYGQDPLIPPPPPGPAPGPPPDTWQPREESPPPPPPPPMAPPPPPLLLEPPPPPSMAPPPPPVLGVPAPLSTLSSPSTPTPPDFIPPAPPLASVAPPPPPLPAPAPPASPHTTGTHLFPAGGVTKWKSEVALNGRLTETPRTSPPPSPAEPKGSLLGPKPDSHLTFPRSLKVPPPTPVRTSSIPAQEAQGTPPEEEVATKKAPNRLPLPPTFHIRPASQVYPNRAPEPDHPGEQHAAAPGSPRLGQAQSWTKEHAETPPPAPPLPPPAPPQPPPAPPLPPAAPPLPSAQKAAPLPSGFIKSRKPSSPAPKPKPNPPSPEDTASSAPVDWRDPSQMEKLRSELAAYLCGSRREDRPLSHKAGPTAAFQEKEGKNGPSLPEKEVPPSLPEKEVLPSAPEKSPCSLPEKGAATSLTLPPVDYIPQDSLTPSVRQIRSELEARLSSSAEKEAKPSIGSLPPKPRLEGGRIFENRGDNGKFSKPVAKNLPPQSTTPLPTTPLQSKATPGPALPPKPTPGPAAPPKPTPGPAAPPKATPGPALPSAATAVPTTSSQLIEKNLVPGGQWEKLKPQELTEPLQIEAGGHPTEASKPPMLGTHPSPALPPKRSPGGEEVTFLYKLHRNQRSPREEAVMGLAPPATGSAVGSGDPAEVKEPQRQPANTPASAQPADDVLRHPVTGELVQPGSPMALLLAARQRAQKGRPGGLALGRSALPGSLRDHSSQPQAGSDSIFHTEGQPNSFTVVPKLPKEAEKDPQLAAGLSQWKPQPRGAPEAREPSLRHNATKAEPQAPAARERPASSNLSQGRLLPKSFSSPPSPSCKRDDDDDDDEGGEFHFEVIPPPPEFSNDPEPPAPAPAPAPPHLGRRASPPRNTFAAVEQAWAPRGFSRLAGGPERGPGGGGGGGGSLIKKRLYVGEPPRSPGQPRGGPGRSLSSPSCFGPPGGPDLRRVRAPPGGLHARRLSAEGAARGEAKFKATGGGGGGGDYRLGPAAGRSPHGTPHYGSPINTFTVRPGTRHPISYVYSGNHRKPPS